One segment of Bacteroides caecimuris DNA contains the following:
- a CDS encoding DUF6706 family protein, with protein sequence MGTLTKYNALVGELEPYTPSRLALQKALADVKISDWDSEYNADTDQRTIAIAAIKVLKRMIVLTNDTLGKSSQGYSVEKLEKRIKDLCNENGLDVSDFVEVSSITDGSNLW encoded by the coding sequence ATGGGAACTTTGACAAAATACAATGCGTTGGTGGGTGAGCTTGAACCCTATACCCCAAGCCGCCTTGCTTTGCAAAAGGCACTTGCTGATGTGAAGATAAGCGACTGGGATAGTGAGTACAATGCCGACACAGACCAACGCACGATAGCCATAGCCGCTATAAAGGTGCTAAAGCGGATGATTGTGCTTACCAATGACACGTTAGGTAAGTCCTCACAAGGCTACAGCGTGGAGAAGTTGGAGAAGCGCATTAAAGACCTTTGCAACGAGAACGGTTTGGACGTTTCGGATTTTGTCGAAGTTTCTTCCATTACGGACGGCTCTAATTTGTGGTGA
- a CDS encoding DUF3846 domain-containing protein, giving the protein MATLIKTDGSKLEIQPQNGLDFQLDELQKFVDGYIDIINLHNGDILVINDNGKDVLDSNETATEIAHKHNAIFGWDYICGDVVMCKDEEVQ; this is encoded by the coding sequence ATGGCAACACTTATAAAGACAGACGGAAGTAAATTGGAAATCCAACCTCAAAACGGGCTGGACTTCCAACTGGATGAACTGCAAAAGTTCGTAGATGGTTACATTGATATTATAAACCTACACAATGGGGATATTCTCGTAATCAATGATAATGGGAAAGACGTTTTAGATTCCAACGAAACAGCCACGGAAATAGCGCATAAACACAATGCTATTTTTGGTTGGGATTATATTTGTGGCGATGTCGTTATGTGTAAAGATGAGGAGGTGCAATAA
- a CDS encoding ADP-ribosylglycohydrolase family protein: MLGAIIGDIVGSRFEFNNTDNYNFELFTKDSTFTDDTICTIAVADAINTGANYKDKFLQWCRAYPNPKGAYGGSFARWIASDTPQPYNSFGNGSAMRVSPVAWAYDNLDKVLMEAEKTAIVTHNHPEGIKGAVAVAHAIYYLRTTHNQKAFENIMQSYYPQFMVNDYYAGVFDETCQGTVPLCLKIIRVSTSFEDAIRRAISWGGDSDTIGAIVGSMAEALWGVPKEISDKAFDLLPTDMLNVVGDFFGNLNRKQYV, translated from the coding sequence ATGTTAGGAGCAATTATAGGCGATATTGTAGGCTCACGCTTTGAGTTTAACAATACAGATAACTACAACTTTGAATTATTCACAAAGGATAGCACGTTTACAGACGATACCATTTGTACTATAGCGGTAGCGGATGCAATCAATACGGGCGCAAATTACAAAGATAAGTTTCTCCAATGGTGTAGAGCATACCCCAATCCGAAAGGGGCATACGGCGGCAGCTTTGCCCGCTGGATAGCCTCAGACACCCCACAACCATATAACAGCTTCGGCAATGGCTCTGCAATGCGTGTTTCCCCGGTTGCATGGGCTTATGACAACTTGGATAAGGTTTTGATGGAGGCAGAGAAAACGGCTATAGTAACCCATAATCACCCGGAGGGAATTAAAGGAGCTGTAGCAGTCGCACACGCTATTTATTATCTGAGGACAACCCACAATCAGAAAGCATTTGAGAATATAATGCAATCGTACTATCCGCAATTCATGGTAAACGATTATTATGCCGGAGTATTTGATGAAACGTGTCAAGGCACTGTGCCGCTTTGTTTGAAAATTATTCGTGTAAGCACCTCTTTTGAGGATGCAATCAGACGGGCTATTTCATGGGGTGGAGATAGCGACACGATAGGGGCAATAGTCGGCTCAATGGCAGAAGCCCTTTGGGGTGTCCCCAAAGAAATTTCAGACAAGGCATTTGACTTGTTGCCTACTGATATGCTCAATGTAGTTGGTGATTTTTTCGGAAACTTAAATAGAAAACAATATGTATAA
- a CDS encoding ADP-ribosyltransferase produces the protein MAKKKYIDYKKMQAELFNRTEGYAANVRIIYQQAFERIINLVKGTELEDGKPFSFADYGYSEEVTPILRDMYSRVYQVIRGGVEKEWLASNENNDALVKSVFGEQSIKDNHFARFFKRNKEAMDAFFARKSGDGGLNLSQKVWRYTGMFRDELENTLDLAIGEGVPANRLAAQIKKYLQDPDKFYRRFRIKVGEDENGQPIYGRKWKRRVWDKEANSYKWVDDNPKHFHPGRGVYRSSARNAQRLARTETNIAYRTADFERWAQLDFVVGIEIKLSNNHPVSDICDDLKGVYPKTFRWKGWHPNCRCYQVPVLAKQEELDEMLDKILDGDNPATVECEEKVKELPSQFTGWMQDNEQRIKDATEKGTLPYFLRDNEKVIYPPTAKEIAKARHEARTEAEANAIRQRWNVRKATYHYGNNMLRVMGGISDVDTTALAEALKHPDLSAIMLEAHKLKAIGKEIYSLGYIDSPMEVAKKFSLADAKAVNKAVADKLAQWDSLSLEQQLKKLNFEVYDFLGGNYHNVQQKYPTWQVSQQAYIKQLGIVQDKIDWNAIKDSYADLSKFSTKSKPYQSLIAQLENAINGNDKAMAQQTIAELNARKESIEKAAAKRKSKVKEVKFKDSDFTQERKDEAKWFIHSSDANDYFFDNAVDMWKLASTNEKAAMYQYTAGSSYITEPLRAIKGYYHYYGSRLSEAEKHIADMTQYIARSTLKDDVWVKRDEISAFVNYRFGLSDLDAYISDPSKLVGKVGTDDSFMSCGNCRNTNFGSKPVCLNIYCPKGTQMTYAEPFSAFGSSHDNGDYCPGKKWNGTSKPTTTGENEIILQRGTKFRITKAEYTNGKWYIDMEVLEQSPKVIKEMVSTPMGFYCKY, from the coding sequence ATGGCAAAGAAGAAGTACATAGACTATAAGAAGATGCAAGCGGAGCTTTTCAATAGAACGGAGGGTTACGCTGCCAATGTCCGTATCATCTACCAACAAGCATTTGAGCGAATAATTAACTTGGTAAAGGGTACGGAGTTGGAGGATGGGAAGCCTTTCTCTTTTGCCGACTATGGGTATAGTGAGGAAGTTACGCCCATTCTTAGGGATATGTACAGCCGTGTTTACCAAGTTATCCGGGGCGGTGTAGAAAAGGAATGGCTTGCATCTAACGAGAATAACGATGCTTTGGTTAAAAGTGTGTTCGGTGAACAATCAATAAAAGATAATCACTTTGCACGTTTCTTCAAGCGCAACAAAGAGGCTATGGATGCTTTCTTTGCCCGTAAGAGTGGTGACGGTGGTTTGAATCTCTCTCAAAAGGTTTGGCGATATACGGGTATGTTCCGTGATGAGCTGGAAAATACTTTAGATTTGGCGATTGGTGAGGGTGTTCCGGCTAATCGTTTGGCGGCTCAGATAAAGAAGTATCTACAAGACCCCGATAAGTTTTACAGGCGTTTCCGTATCAAGGTAGGGGAAGATGAGAACGGGCAACCTATCTATGGTAGAAAGTGGAAACGCAGGGTTTGGGACAAAGAAGCCAACTCCTACAAATGGGTGGATGATAACCCGAAACATTTTCATCCCGGGCGTGGCGTGTACCGTTCATCCGCACGTAACGCCCAAAGGCTTGCACGGACTGAAACCAACATTGCGTATCGTACAGCCGATTTTGAGCGTTGGGCGCAACTCGACTTTGTGGTAGGCATTGAAATCAAGCTATCCAACAATCATCCCGTATCTGACATTTGCGATGATTTGAAAGGTGTGTACCCTAAAACATTCCGTTGGAAAGGGTGGCACCCGAATTGCCGTTGCTATCAAGTGCCCGTACTGGCAAAGCAAGAAGAATTGGACGAAATGCTGGATAAGATTTTGGACGGGGATAATCCGGCAACGGTGGAATGTGAGGAAAAGGTAAAAGAGCTGCCATCCCAATTTACCGGGTGGATGCAAGATAATGAGCAACGCATCAAGGATGCAACGGAGAAAGGGACTTTGCCCTACTTCCTACGGGACAATGAAAAGGTTATCTATCCACCGACAGCAAAAGAGATAGCAAAAGCCCGGCACGAAGCCCGGACGGAAGCGGAAGCAAATGCCATCCGGCAACGGTGGAATGTGAGGAAAGCGACCTATCACTATGGTAATAATATGCTCCGTGTTATGGGTGGTATTTCAGACGTTGATACTACGGCTTTAGCTGAGGCTCTAAAACACCCTGATTTGTCCGCTATCATGTTGGAAGCCCATAAACTGAAAGCCATAGGTAAGGAGATTTATTCACTGGGTTACATAGATAGCCCTATGGAGGTGGCTAAAAAGTTCTCTTTAGCCGATGCAAAAGCCGTAAACAAGGCGGTTGCTGATAAGCTGGCACAATGGGATAGCCTTTCTTTGGAACAACAATTAAAGAAACTGAATTTTGAAGTATACGACTTTTTAGGTGGTAACTATCATAATGTACAACAGAAGTACCCAACGTGGCAGGTGTCACAACAAGCCTATATTAAACAGCTTGGCATTGTTCAAGATAAGATAGATTGGAATGCCATTAAGGATAGCTATGCCGACCTATCTAAGTTCTCTACCAAGTCCAAGCCTTACCAATCGCTCATTGCACAGCTTGAAAATGCAATCAATGGCAATGATAAAGCAATGGCACAACAAACCATTGCGGAACTTAATGCAAGGAAAGAAAGCATTGAAAAAGCCGCTGCCAAGCGTAAATCAAAAGTAAAGGAGGTTAAGTTTAAGGATTCCGATTTTACGCAGGAAAGAAAGGATGAGGCGAAATGGTTTATTCATAGTTCAGATGCAAACGATTATTTCTTTGATAATGCCGTGGATATGTGGAAACTTGCAAGCACCAATGAAAAGGCGGCTATGTATCAATATACGGCTGGTAGTAGTTACATAACAGAGCCTTTGCGTGCTATCAAGGGATATTATCACTACTATGGTAGTAGATTGTCCGAAGCTGAAAAGCATATTGCCGATATGACCCAATATATAGCCCGAAGCACACTTAAAGATGATGTTTGGGTAAAGCGTGACGAAATCAGTGCTTTTGTAAACTATCGGTTTGGGCTGTCTGATTTGGATGCTTATATATCTGACCCGTCTAAGCTTGTTGGCAAGGTTGGTACGGATGATTCCTTTATGTCGTGTGGTAATTGCCGGAATACGAACTTTGGAAGTAAGCCCGTTTGTCTGAATATCTATTGTCCGAAAGGTACACAAATGACCTACGCAGAGCCTTTTTCTGCATTTGGTTCAAGCCATGACAATGGGGACTATTGTCCGGGTAAGAAGTGGAACGGAACTTCTAAGCCTACAACAACGGGGGAAAATGAAATTATCCTACAGCGTGGCACTAAATTCAGAATCACTAAAGCCGAATACACAAATGGCAAATGGTATATAGATATGGAAGTTTTGGAACAAAGCCCGAAAGTGATAAAGGAAATGGTTTCTACTCCAATGGGATTCTATTGCAAGTATTGA
- a CDS encoding phage portal protein, whose amino-acid sequence MGLLNIISNEVKAAIGYQQNFADLLTAKDVTRALSMMKAHAEEAANNLREYKIDTHKVMERKDRAVYDKKGNFLRWSKRWKIPIPYPQFINEISLVFLYGRPVKWQQLSTGTDYAFQNYKDWLNEIHFNAKVREAKRLAGAEGISAILYHVYRDSDNKPSLLLNVLSRENNDDIYTIRDQYKRITAFAWGYYLTEAGNNTVYHVDIYTKETVYRAKRGKMGWEVEIKDNPIGKIPVLIFEQTPEHKEVQPMIERSEIMESTDADTNDRFSNPAMVATSEILNSLPKSEEEAKLFILKNGGDVRYLTWNEASESKKNEFERLDKHILSKSFTPNIDFDNMKSLGNLSAKAIRKVMLLAVIKAERHKEKHDDYMKRHANLMIAILGNVLDYRHKAEYDALLLRHEFQEPFGEDVSELLADLSKQYNDGALSRETYVELSYLVKDAKQEIERLKQEEAERMEQQMELNKMDVFGGAE is encoded by the coding sequence ATGGGATTATTAAACATTATTTCTAACGAGGTAAAGGCGGCTATTGGCTACCAACAAAACTTTGCCGACCTTTTGACGGCTAAGGATGTGACCCGTGCTCTTTCCATGATGAAAGCCCATGCGGAAGAAGCCGCCAATAATTTACGTGAGTATAAGATTGACACTCACAAAGTGATGGAGCGTAAGGATAGAGCCGTTTACGATAAGAAAGGCAACTTTCTACGTTGGAGTAAACGGTGGAAAATCCCTATTCCTTACCCTCAATTCATCAATGAAATTTCTTTGGTGTTTCTCTATGGCAGACCCGTAAAATGGCAACAGCTTTCAACGGGTACGGATTATGCTTTTCAGAACTACAAAGATTGGCTGAATGAAATACATTTCAATGCCAAAGTTAGAGAGGCTAAACGTTTGGCTGGTGCGGAGGGCATTTCTGCCATTCTTTACCATGTGTACCGGGATAGTGATAATAAACCATCCCTTTTGCTGAATGTGTTGAGCCGGGAAAACAACGATGATATTTATACCATTCGTGACCAATACAAACGGATTACCGCTTTTGCATGGGGTTACTATCTGACAGAGGCAGGCAACAATACCGTTTACCATGTGGATATATACACTAAAGAGACTGTATATCGTGCCAAACGTGGCAAAATGGGTTGGGAGGTTGAGATAAAGGATAATCCAATAGGGAAAATTCCCGTGCTGATATTTGAGCAAACGCCCGAACATAAGGAGGTGCAACCCATGATTGAACGCTCTGAAATAATGGAAAGCACCGATGCAGATACTAATGACCGCTTTTCTAACCCGGCAATGGTGGCTACTTCTGAAATCCTCAATAGCTTGCCAAAGTCGGAAGAAGAAGCCAAACTGTTTATTCTCAAAAATGGCGGTGATGTACGCTACCTTACATGGAATGAGGCGAGCGAAAGCAAAAAGAATGAGTTTGAAAGATTGGATAAACACATTCTTTCAAAGTCTTTCACGCCCAACATTGATTTTGACAATATGAAATCATTAGGCAACCTTTCGGCAAAGGCTATACGCAAAGTGATGTTGCTTGCCGTTATTAAGGCTGAACGCCACAAGGAAAAGCACGATGATTATATGAAACGCCACGCTAACCTTATGATAGCTATTTTAGGTAATGTGCTTGACTATCGGCATAAGGCTGAATATGATGCCTTGCTGTTAAGGCATGAGTTCCAAGAGCCTTTCGGGGAAGATGTGAGCGAATTGCTTGCCGACTTATCTAAGCAATACAATGATGGGGCATTGAGCCGTGAAACCTATGTAGAATTGTCCTACCTTGTAAAAGATGCGAAACAAGAAATAGAGCGGCTAAAACAAGAAGAAGCGGAACGGATGGAGCAACAAATGGAGTTAAACAAAATGGACGTTTTCGGAGGGGCTGAATAA
- a CDS encoding phage terminase large subunit, with amino-acid sequence MARSKVTDVPMALAVKIELFKRGCFDFITVKDGLKHEKQEHALKILTDNEHVELLYGGAAGGAKSWTGAVWLLFMCLCYPGSKWFIGRAELKRITQSTLITFYKVCNQYGVDDTLYKYNGQYNYIEFFNGSRIDLLDLQYKPGDPLYERYGSIEYTGGWIEEGGEVNFGAYDTLKTRIGRHLNNELGLRRKLFITCNPKKNWMYDTFYKPDKKGELPEYMYYLACLVQENPFIDPDYIEGLKTTKDKVKRERLLKGNWEYDDNPNALCSHDAICEIFGNKISIKTGTNYITGDIARFGADYARLAVWDGWHIIELQCFPVSKTTDIQTWIINKQKKYRIPNHKCIVDEDGVGGGVVDNCDIQGFVNNSTPFNGENYQNLQTQCGYKLADHINATEVGIDEDLISTADKEEIIRELEQLQTWKADSDGKLKLKPKEEIKMDIGCSPDWRDMFLMRAWFDYNEYDIPDDIERRLGITA; translated from the coding sequence ATGGCACGAAGTAAGGTTACAGACGTGCCGATGGCACTTGCAGTGAAGATTGAGCTTTTCAAGCGTGGTTGTTTCGACTTCATCACCGTAAAGGATGGTTTGAAGCATGAGAAGCAAGAACACGCTTTGAAGATACTTACCGACAATGAACACGTTGAACTTTTGTACGGAGGTGCTGCCGGGGGTGCAAAATCATGGACGGGTGCGGTGTGGCTTCTGTTTATGTGCCTCTGTTATCCCGGTTCAAAGTGGTTTATCGGACGTGCCGAGTTAAAGCGTATCACACAATCTACACTTATCACATTTTACAAGGTTTGCAATCAATATGGGGTTGATGATACCTTGTACAAGTATAACGGGCAATACAATTATATCGAATTTTTCAACGGTTCACGCATTGACTTGCTGGACTTGCAATATAAGCCGGGCGACCCTCTGTATGAGCGTTACGGCTCAATCGAATATACAGGCGGCTGGATTGAAGAGGGTGGCGAGGTGAATTTTGGAGCTTATGATACATTGAAAACACGTATCGGGCGACACCTTAACAATGAACTGGGGTTGAGGCGAAAGTTATTCATTACGTGCAACCCTAAAAAGAATTGGATGTATGATACATTCTACAAGCCGGATAAGAAAGGGGAATTGCCCGAATATATGTACTACCTTGCTTGCCTTGTACAAGAAAATCCATTCATAGACCCCGATTATATAGAGGGCTTGAAAACCACAAAGGATAAAGTAAAGCGTGAACGTCTTTTGAAAGGTAATTGGGAATATGACGATAACCCCAACGCCCTTTGTTCACATGATGCAATCTGTGAGATATTCGGGAATAAGATTTCAATCAAGACAGGTACAAACTATATTACAGGCGATATTGCACGCTTCGGAGCTGACTATGCCCGTCTTGCCGTTTGGGACGGTTGGCATATCATAGAGCTACAATGTTTTCCCGTGTCTAAGACTACCGACATTCAGACGTGGATAATCAACAAGCAAAAGAAGTATAGAATACCCAACCATAAATGTATCGTTGATGAGGACGGTGTAGGCGGTGGAGTGGTGGATAATTGCGACATTCAGGGATTCGTGAACAACTCTACCCCTTTCAATGGTGAAAACTACCAAAACCTACAGACTCAATGCGGCTACAAGCTGGCAGACCACATAAACGCTACGGAAGTGGGGATAGATGAGGATTTGATAAGCACTGCCGATAAGGAAGAAATCATAAGGGAACTGGAACAACTGCAAACATGGAAAGCTGATTCGGACGGGAAACTAAAATTGAAACCCAAAGAAGAAATCAAGATGGATATTGGTTGTTCCCCGGACTGGAGGGATATGTTTCTGATGCGAGCATGGTTTGACTATAACGAGTATGATATACCCGATGATATAGAACGCAGATTAGGTATAACCGCTTAA
- a CDS encoding DUF4417 domain-containing protein, with the protein MKCSEITYKKVSELVLLPENPRTITKNDFERLVDSIKINGFWKHRPLAVMERDGKLVVLAGNQRLKAARKLKLADVPVILYSELTPDEEKDIILRDNINNGDWAYNALQMDEFWKDVDFGFIGLDFPSDDEKPGKGKKKAAKEAEETEADQSAEEEMDDEEQSEEEAEKESFYRSMFKDVLYESDNVFEIPNLLLDMQAGKVELPLSPWGANSRLRKDVATYHFYVDDYRFEALFKDPINLLTSGCKAVVEPNCSCHDQTPVAWGIQLIYKKRWLSRYFQECGIKVYADLNVSHKFIEYNKMGIPKGYNAFFTRGLDGWMESLKSDLQVAQEISGLEKPNLIVYGGGTEIQKFCREHGLLYVTDFINAKKK; encoded by the coding sequence ATGAAATGTAGTGAGATTACATACAAGAAAGTTTCGGAGCTGGTTTTGTTGCCTGAAAATCCACGTACCATTACGAAGAATGACTTTGAAAGGCTGGTGGATTCCATAAAGATAAACGGCTTTTGGAAACACCGACCTTTGGCGGTTATGGAGCGTGACGGTAAACTGGTGGTATTGGCAGGAAACCAACGCTTGAAGGCTGCAAGAAAGCTGAAACTTGCCGATGTGCCCGTTATTCTTTATTCGGAACTGACCCCGGATGAGGAAAAGGATATTATTCTGAGGGATAATATCAACAATGGCGATTGGGCTTACAATGCCTTACAAATGGATGAGTTTTGGAAAGATGTAGATTTCGGCTTTATTGGGCTTGATTTTCCATCCGATGATGAGAAGCCCGGAAAGGGTAAGAAGAAAGCGGCTAAAGAGGCAGAGGAAACGGAAGCCGACCAAAGCGCAGAGGAAGAAATGGACGATGAGGAACAAAGCGAGGAAGAAGCCGAAAAGGAATCTTTCTACCGTTCCATGTTTAAGGACGTTCTTTATGAAAGCGATAACGTCTTTGAAATTCCCAATCTCTTATTGGATATGCAAGCTGGAAAGGTAGAATTGCCTTTATCTCCGTGGGGTGCTAACAGCCGTTTGCGTAAAGATGTGGCGACATATCATTTCTATGTGGACGATTATCGCTTTGAGGCTCTTTTCAAAGACCCGATAAATTTACTCACAAGCGGATGCAAGGCGGTGGTAGAGCCGAATTGTAGTTGCCACGACCAAACGCCTGTAGCGTGGGGCATTCAGCTTATCTACAAGAAACGTTGGCTTTCTCGTTACTTCCAAGAATGCGGAATCAAGGTTTATGCTGACTTGAATGTTTCTCACAAGTTTATTGAGTACAACAAAATGGGTATTCCCAAAGGATATAATGCTTTCTTTACCCGTGGGCTGGACGGTTGGATGGAAAGCCTTAAATCTGATTTGCAAGTAGCCCAAGAAATAAGCGGGCTTGAAAAACCAAACCTTATCGTTTATGGTGGGGGTACGGAAATTCAGAAGTTCTGCCGTGAACATGGGCTGTTGTACGTCACAGATTTTATTAACGCAAAAAAGAAGTAA
- a CDS encoding demethylase codes for MAKIVDNPKRFKVIELSRNELAKIGGIGICDRCNGTSNTGYYVAVLNCWFCPKCYNEWYGCATHYPEDIKIENKNFEYYKNLFDL; via the coding sequence ATGGCTAAAATAGTAGATAACCCCAAAAGGTTTAAGGTGATTGAATTGAGCCGAAACGAGTTGGCTAAAATTGGCGGTATTGGTATTTGCGATAGATGTAACGGTACTTCTAATACTGGCTATTATGTAGCCGTGCTAAATTGCTGGTTTTGTCCTAAATGCTACAATGAATGGTACGGATGCGCCACTCATTACCCGGAAGATATAAAGATAGAAAACAAGAATTTTGAGTATTATAAAAATTTATTTGACCTATGA
- a CDS encoding Fe-S-oxidoreductase, producing MEIKKKIVVPTGEIYTAIGEKGMLEFLTVGDYGKNANIKADFLGITRDLNGVPNGEPMPLTEKWVITISTQYGCSMGCKFCDVPKVGIGRNATFNDLKGEVLTAIKQHPEVKHTKRLNIHYARMGEPTWNANVLLHAISIKKDIEPFIGDSLVHPVISTMLPKKNKKLVEFLHKWCYIKNEFYKGDAGLQFSINTTNDEERNYLFSGSSLSLGEISEIGKSLPMPVGRKYALNFALADDTHIDGKRLRELFNPDKFMCKITPLHRTNSCDENDLHTSGGYELFTPYKAVEEDLKGNGFDVIVFVPSYDEDNGLITCGNAILSGKVPTSSYQETIY from the coding sequence ATGGAAATTAAAAAGAAGATAGTAGTGCCTACGGGCGAAATATATACCGCTATAGGTGAAAAGGGAATGTTGGAGTTCCTTACGGTTGGAGATTATGGTAAGAACGCTAATATCAAAGCGGACTTTTTGGGGATTACCCGTGATTTGAACGGTGTACCCAATGGCGAGCCGATGCCTCTTACTGAAAAATGGGTGATTACCATTTCCACACAGTACGGTTGCTCTATGGGCTGCAAGTTCTGCGATGTTCCAAAAGTGGGTATTGGGAGAAATGCCACTTTTAATGATTTGAAAGGAGAAGTGCTAACGGCTATCAAGCAACACCCGGAAGTGAAGCACACGAAACGTCTAAACATACATTATGCACGTATGGGAGAGCCTACATGGAACGCAAATGTGTTGCTTCATGCAATCAGTATAAAGAAAGACATAGAGCCGTTTATAGGCGATTCTTTGGTACACCCGGTTATAAGTACAATGCTGCCAAAGAAAAATAAGAAGCTGGTTGAGTTCTTACATAAGTGGTGTTACATAAAGAACGAGTTTTATAAAGGTGATGCCGGACTTCAATTCTCCATCAATACAACGAATGATGAAGAAAGAAATTATCTGTTTTCGGGTAGTTCGCTTTCACTTGGTGAAATATCAGAAATTGGAAAGTCGCTGCCTATGCCTGTTGGCAGGAAATATGCCTTAAACTTTGCTTTGGCTGATGATACGCATATAGACGGCAAGCGTTTGAGAGAGCTTTTCAACCCCGATAAATTTATGTGTAAGATTACCCCATTGCACCGAACAAATAGCTGTGATGAGAACGATTTGCACACAAGCGGAGGCTATGAGCTGTTTACCCCATATAAAGCCGTGGAGGAAGATTTGAAAGGCAACGGATTCGATGTTATTGTGTTTGTCCCCTCTTATGATGAAGATAACGGGCTTATCACGTGTGGCAACGCTATCCTATCCGGGAAAGTTCCTACTTCAAGTTACCAAGAAACAATATACTGA
- a CDS encoding ParB/RepB/Spo0J family partition protein — translation METNKTKNTDLFLIDPRNIVVVDGFNVRRDFDLDELKEQIKAKGVLNPLTVIAFKDDDGNEKYKLVDGERRYRATMLAISEGADIPYVRAMKARKDASTEELYIQQMMRNEGKKFTEYECAIMFRRFKEEFGYSQVEIADKFKKSPAFISKCLSLLDLPPYIQERIMKGELSVKAAKEIAANYGSEKEQVNAAKSAVDNAKENGRATATNKEVLNSLKDSKEAKAIAEALRKVWAYLDGEVIVDVDKLAKLLDKTESLSQAMREYKKEGIK, via the coding sequence ATGGAAACGAATAAAACAAAAAATACAGACCTGTTTTTGATTGACCCCCGTAATATCGTGGTTGTGGACGGTTTCAATGTAAGACGTGATTTTGACCTTGACGAACTGAAAGAGCAAATAAAGGCAAAGGGTGTTTTAAATCCTCTGACGGTTATAGCCTTTAAGGATGATGATGGCAACGAGAAATACAAATTGGTGGATGGTGAACGCAGGTATAGGGCTACCATGTTGGCTATATCCGAGGGTGCGGATATTCCTTATGTTCGTGCCATGAAAGCCCGAAAGGACGCTTCTACTGAAGAATTGTACATTCAACAGATGATGCGTAACGAGGGTAAGAAATTTACCGAATACGAGTGCGCTATCATGTTCAGACGTTTCAAAGAAGAATTTGGATATAGCCAAGTTGAGATAGCGGATAAGTTCAAGAAAAGCCCGGCTTTCATAAGCAAATGCCTTTCCTTGTTGGATTTGCCCCCGTACATTCAAGAAAGGATTATGAAAGGGGAATTGTCGGTTAAGGCAGCTAAGGAGATTGCCGCCAATTATGGCAGTGAGAAAGAACAGGTAAATGCTGCAAAGTCGGCTGTGGATAACGCCAAAGAAAACGGTAGGGCTACAGCTACCAATAAGGAGGTTCTTAATTCTCTGAAAGATTCTAAAGAAGCAAAAGCCATTGCGGAAGCTCTGAGAAAGGTTTGGGCTTATTTGGATGGTGAGGTTATCGTGGACGTGGATAAGCTGGCAAAGCTACTGGATAAGACGGAAAGCCTTAGCCAAGCGATGAGAGAATACAAGAAAGAGGGTATAAAATGA
- a CDS encoding AAA family ATPase: MDNKLVQRLQQILANQAQRGLLGTRFKIEKFPEKDIAEMLRMCYQSEVERRNMKYVSDEATLEKIGKAAKFLCGNGKFGLLLYGTVGSGKTTLAKAICNIIGILYNSDLSSERKGVYRISALNLAKSIADDPTYFNKLKNQELLFIDDVGTEPASVKSWGNEFSPVTELIYARYDRQLFTIATSNLADEEFGDRYGERIADRMEEMFERLHYSQKSYRK, translated from the coding sequence ATGGACAACAAACTGGTACAACGATTGCAACAGATATTGGCAAACCAAGCGCAAAGAGGACTTTTAGGGACACGCTTTAAGATTGAGAAGTTTCCCGAAAAGGACATAGCGGAAATGCTAAGGATGTGTTATCAGTCAGAAGTTGAGCGCAGAAACATGAAGTATGTTTCGGATGAAGCCACGTTGGAAAAGATAGGCAAAGCAGCTAAGTTCCTTTGCGGAAACGGAAAGTTCGGCTTGCTTCTGTATGGTACGGTAGGGAGTGGTAAAACCACGCTTGCAAAGGCGATATGCAACATTATAGGTATCTTATACAATAGTGATTTATCTTCCGAAAGAAAGGGTGTGTACCGCATATCAGCTCTGAACCTTGCCAAGTCAATAGCCGATGACCCGACTTATTTCAACAAGCTAAAGAATCAAGAACTTTTGTTTATTGATGATGTGGGCACTGAACCAGCAAGCGTGAAAAGTTGGGGCAACGAGTTTTCCCCGGTTACTGAACTAATCTATGCCCGATATGACAGGCAGCTATTCACTATAGCCACTTCCAATTTGGCAGATGAGGAATTTGGCGACAGGTACGGAGAGCGTATTGCTGATAGAATGGAAGAAATGTTTGAACGGCTGCACTACAGCCAAAAAAGCTATCGAAAATGA